Genomic segment of Catenibacterium mitsuokai:
AAACTTGTAAACTATCACTTTTCTAATAATTATTTTAAGAATGAACTACTTCTCTCTACCTTCTATAGTCATTTTCACCATACCAAGTACTGCTGCATATAATACTCCAGCCACTGGCCATATAATCCATGTAAACTTCCAGTTATTTGTCCAGAAACTCCATCCAAGATATATTGCGACTATCAAACACCAATAAGCACCTGAAAAAGAATTTGTCTTCTTTTTCAAATGTTTCTCTTCTATTGTATATTCCCCTTCCTGCAATAGAGTATCATAGCTAGACTTGATCATACCTGACCGAATAAGAATATTAACGCCAATAGAAACAATAATAAGTAATAGACCTACAGATATACCGCTTGTACTATCATCTGTTTCCATCACACCTGCCATAATAGTAGGAATGACAGAAAGAATACAAAGTACAACTCCTATCGCAATATTTCTTGTGAAAGTAGGTTCATATAGTTTTCTTCTTTCACGTACCATACCTGATACACCATATTCTGTTTCAAAGCTTTCTTTTTCTAGATGCTGCATATGCGACTCATGTAATCCATAATTCACAAATAGATAAACAGCTATTGCGACTAGTATAAGAAGAAATACTAAACTAAAACCTACAAGTGTATGATCTTCTGTCATTGTACCTAATACTATAAGGGGTACAGGGCTTAATATACATAAACTCGTCGCATTCGCGACTATTCTTGAACCTCTACTCTTCATATCAAGATATCGATTGGCTTCTTCCATACTTACCTTGATTGTTTTTGTTTCAACATATTCATTCTGTCGTTCTTCTTCTATTTCATCCTTTAGTAAATAATCAGTAGTCACACCAAATAGTTCAGACATCTGAAGTATTCTTTGTAGGTCTGGTATAGATCCTGAACTCTCCCATTTAGAAACAGCTTGTCTAGAGACACCTAACTTACTTGCAAGTTCTTCCTGTGACCAGCCATTCTTTTTTCTTTCTTCTATAATCTTATCAGCAAGAATCATATTCTTCTCCTCCTTACATACCAAATATACCAATTATGCTAATTTCCTTCTACCAATTCAGGCTGTAAATATGTCAACTGGCGGTTGCGGAAGTTAAATATTCTATAAACTACAACATAATATGAATCCAATTGTACCTAATACTACGAAAAAAAAGACAACCTATTAGGCTGTCTTTACGGTAAGGAATCTTTTCAATCATCCAATTAGTTTTGAGAATGAATTAAAGATTCATATATAGTTCCTTTACTGTCTTCTAAAGCTTTACTCTTATATTCCTTACTCTTTGATTCATTACCCATATTCTTGTAGATAACTGATAATAAGAATTCAAGATAGGGAGTATCCTCATTGTTTTTAGTATATTCTTCATCTTCTAGATCAGATTTTAATTCGTCATAATACTTAATTCCACCACTAATCAAAGTATCATTAACCATATCCATCTGTCTATATAGGGCATGATCATTTGTCGTGCTAACCATTTCCAACAAACGATCAATCATAGATGCATTCTTCTTATCTACATATATATAGAATACTGATTTTGCAAGAGCAGACTTCTGCTTAGAATTCATAGGAACATGATCCATTATATTGTTTACTTGAGTATCTATTTGTTTGTTATCATTTACTTTTAGATAAGCATTTAAAAGTAAATATTCCCTATTAAATGGAGGAATACATATCTTAGCTAGTTGAGTTGCCATTAAGTCTTTTATTGCCTTAATATCATTGTTATGGAGTAATGTTAAATAATTTTTTAGGAGTTTCTTTCTGATGATTACTGGAATAGTACCAATAATAGCAATCACTATAGCGACAATTAACATAGCATTCATACTTTTATGCCCCTTTCTCAATCAACTTTATAATATCATTTAATTCATTAATAATTATATCTGCCTGGCTCTGATCTAAGCCAAACTTATCATCTTTTAAAGCCAATACCTTAATACCAGCTCTATTTGCAGCTAATATTCCTTTAGATGAATCCTCAATAATAATAGCTTCATCTTTATTCACATTCAATTCTTTGATTGTATGTGAATATATTTCTGGATTTGGTTTACTTTCTTTGAATTGATCACCACTTACTATAAGTGAGAAATACTTTCTTAAACCAGCCTGATTTAATGCAGTATTAATAGTAGATAAACTAGAAGAGGACGCTAACGCTATTTTATAATGTTTACTTAAGTGTTCTAAAACGGGATAGATCTGCGGTCTAACTACTGCTTTATAATCACATTCAAATGAACGAAAATATTCTTGAAGCATATTTTTAAATGTCATGAAATCAGTTTTTTCATTCCACATTGCATATGCTTGTTCATAATATAATTTATTATCAATACCAATGAGAGGAATACAATCACTTACTTGTATTTCTATATCATGCTGTTTAAAAAATCTTATCAAATCATTTATATACATGGTTTCACTGTCAAAGATCACACCATCCATATCAAAAATAACAGTTTTAATCGTCTCCATCATAATTCACAAAATTCTCCGTTTTTGCAGCAGCGATAGCCTTAAATTCTTTTAATAATGGATGTTGATAAATAGAGTGTAAGTCATTTGAAACAATAAAGCTTAATAATTGTACAAATGGTAGATATACAAGTGGACATAATTCGCTTGATACAGTATCACTCAAACTTAAAACATGATCATCACTTGATAATTGAGGATTGTTTGAAATTAAATAAGCTCGATTGCTGACTTTTCGCGTAGCCTTATATACTTGTTCTACGCGTCGACTTGCACCATCGTTTCCATCAAAGAAAATCACATTGTATTGTGGCGTTAATTGAAGGTTTGGTCCATGGATATACTCTTCAATTTCATAGCAGCAGCTTGGAATATGAATGGTTTCACCCATTTTTAATGCACTTTCAAGTGCTGTTCCATAATTAGCACCAGCCCCACAACTATAAACCCAGGACATAGATGTGAAATTCTTATAATGTCGCTGAATAAAGTTTGTAGCCTGATCAATCATTTCTTCATTTAAATCAGCTGCTTTTTTTAATTCATCCAAATATTCAGTCTTTCCAGAATATGCAATTGCGAATAAATCTAAGAATAACGCAAGTGAAGAAACACCTTTTGTGACATAACCAACTAATTCTTCGCCCACACCATATTCAATCACAACATCCGCAACATCTTTTACATCGCTGTTTTTATTTCCTGTTAAGCAAATAGCTTTACATTCTTTTTTCTTAATGATTTTTAATGCTTCGATTGCATTTGTACTTAAACCACTCTGTGTAACTACTAAAACTAAATCGTTCTCTTTAATATCATTTTCATAGTACGTAAATGTATATGGAGTAATGATTCTAACTTCTAAACCACTTACTTTTTCCACAAAACTTCTAGCACAATAACAAGCATTATGACTTGATCCAGAAGCAACAAGTAAAATACGTTTGATTTCTTTTTGTTGCACTTCCTTCATCAATGGATCAACTAGTGTAGTATACTGTTCAATATTTGTTCTTAATACGTCTGGTGTTTCTTTAACATAATCAAGCATTGTTAGTTTTTTCATAATATACCCCCAATTAAGGCATAAAAGGTGGAATAAATCCACCCTTTATATTTTAGTATTCTAATCTTCTGTAGTAACGACGGATTTCCATAGGGTGACGAGTTTCGATTTCCATGTGAACGTCGATTCTGTTGTTTACAGCATGCATTACGTGATGAGATAAGTGTTTACGATATTTTTCACTAATTCCCTTTAATTCGTAATCTTTAGTGTCAATGATTGTGTAGTTTGCACAAATTCTTGGAATAAAGTTAGCTACACGTTCAGATAATGGACGCTGAGCATCTTCACCAATATAGATTGTAACTGGAGTTTCTTTAGTTACGATTTCAAACATACCATGGAAGAATTCATTTGATGTGATTGATTTAGTTTTTAACCATAACTGTTCTTCCCAATAGCACATTGCATATGAGTAAGTAGCACCCCACTGATTTCCAGCACCTACAAAGTAGTGCATTTCATCATTCCAGTGTTTTTTAGCGAATTCAATAGCGAATGGTTCAGCTTTCTTTTCAACTTCTACTAAATCTTCTGCTAAGTATTTATCAAATTCAGCATACATATCATCGTAGTCTTCGAATTCACCATTGTTGAACATGAAACGGTCAGCAACCATGAAGAACTTTAACTGTTCGTTCATTGGATAAGAGATCTTGTAGTCTCCTAAATCTAATAAGATAGCTTCTTTAGCATCAACAAATGAGATAACTGTAGCACCAACTTCATTTTTAATTTTTTTGATAGCATCAACTACTTCTTTAGTGTTTCCAGATACAGATGAGATAATAACAACTGTATCTTTAGTAATACGTTTGTTTCCTGTAGTTAAGTATTCAGCAGCATTTTCTGCCCAAGTTTCAATAGCACTCATTTCTTTCATGTGTACTGTAGCCTGCATAGCACTTGCCCAAGTACCACCAACACCTAACCAGCAGATGTTTGAATATCCATGTTCGCAGAT
This window contains:
- a CDS encoding helix-turn-helix domain-containing protein; protein product: MILADKIIEERKKNGWSQEELASKLGVSRQAVSKWESSGSIPDLQRILQMSELFGVTTDYLLKDEIEEERQNEYVETKTIKVSMEEANRYLDMKSRGSRIVANATSLCILSPVPLIVLGTMTEDHTLVGFSLVFLLILVAIAVYLFVNYGLHESHMQHLEKESFETEYGVSGMVRERRKLYEPTFTRNIAIGVVLCILSVIPTIMAGVMETDDSTSGISVGLLLIIVSIGVNILIRSGMIKSSYDTLLQEGEYTIEEKHLKKKTNSFSGAYWCLIVAIYLGWSFWTNNWKFTWIIWPVAGVLYAAVLGMVKMTIEGREK
- a CDS encoding HAD family hydrolase, producing MMETIKTVIFDMDGVIFDSETMYINDLIRFFKQHDIEIQVSDCIPLIGIDNKLYYEQAYAMWNEKTDFMTFKNMLQEYFRSFECDYKAVVRPQIYPVLEHLSKHYKIALASSSSLSTINTALNQAGLRKYFSLIVSGDQFKESKPNPEIYSHTIKELNVNKDEAIIIEDSSKGILAANRAGIKVLALKDDKFGLDQSQADIIINELNDIIKLIEKGA
- a CDS encoding SIS domain-containing protein translates to MKKLTMLDYVKETPDVLRTNIEQYTTLVDPLMKEVQQKEIKRILLVASGSSHNACYCARSFVEKVSGLEVRIITPYTFTYYENDIKENDLVLVVTQSGLSTNAIEALKIIKKKECKAICLTGNKNSDVKDVADVVIEYGVGEELVGYVTKGVSSLALFLDLFAIAYSGKTEYLDELKKAADLNEEMIDQATNFIQRHYKNFTSMSWVYSCGAGANYGTALESALKMGETIHIPSCCYEIEEYIHGPNLQLTPQYNVIFFDGNDGASRRVEQVYKATRKVSNRAYLISNNPQLSSDDHVLSLSDTVSSELCPLVYLPFVQLLSFIVSNDLHSIYQHPLLKEFKAIAAAKTENFVNYDGDD
- a CDS encoding SIS domain-containing protein, which gives rise to MEMIKFNEQEKIDSVNGALALRPQINEIVDEICEHGYSNICWLGVGGTWASAMQATVHMKEMSAIETWAENAAEYLTTGNKRITKDTVVIISSVSGNTKEVVDAIKKIKNEVGATVISFVDAKEAILLDLGDYKISYPMNEQLKFFMVADRFMFNNGEFEDYDDMYAEFDKYLAEDLVEVEKKAEPFAIEFAKKHWNDEMHYFVGAGNQWGATYSYAMCYWEEQLWLKTKSITSNEFFHGMFEIVTKETPVTIYIGEDAQRPLSERVANFIPRICANYTIIDTKDYELKGISEKYRKHLSHHVMHAVNNRIDVHMEIETRHPMEIRRYYRRLEY